The window ATGGATGCCTATGTGTCCAATTTCTAAAAGCAAATAATGTTAATGAGTTACCTAAATAAAGTTAGATTTGATTATTTCTATCTGATGCACGTCAATTATCTTCACCAACATCTATACAAGAGATAATTTAGGGAGAAGAAAACGCAATAGAGATATTGAAGAGAGAAAGTACATTTTTACCCTTTTTTAGCTTTTAAACTTATTTTAATTGTGGGGCACACAAGTGTTCTCATCATATTCATATTTAAATATAAGAACGTTCTCGCTGGAATGTTACCCTTATAATACCTATagctatatttataatatattttctaAGATATATAATCCTTTtctaagaaaaagaaaataaatatgaaTGTTAGCTTATTTGGAGGAAAGGGtagggtactaataataatatgaaggTTAATACATGTGAACACTTAAAACGCGTAGCAACAATTAAGAATTAAAGTTGCACCATCAATCATGTAAGCACAACACGTGAGGGGAGAAAAAGGATAAACCTCGTAGGTTACGGTGCCGCCAGTCGATGCAGGCTGTCGAAGAGTCACGTTACAAATGGAACCGATAGCAGATAAAATACAAACTGTACGAGGACCTTGTTGTGAAAACGACATAATTGTCGATGCTATATCCTGTAAAAAAATCAGGGAAAAAAATCAAGGAACTTTAAGTATCATTTATACATAGGATTTAATAAAATTAAGGATACCATAAACCGAGAGATTATAAAATCAAGGGATCTAAATATCTGATTACAACTATCAGTAGGTGGTAGTTATTGTAGTATATGTTGTAGATGAAACCGCTAAGTTTACTAGTATAGCTTGAACAatttaaatagataaataaataaataaaacgtaAATCACTCTAGACAATACATGTGTAAGTGTGATTCACAATAAACATGTGCAGAAGCAGATGCAACGTCAGAGTCGAAATTTACTTATTATAGAACACTTTTTTATTTTTAATAGGACGTATTTAAGCTTAATTGCTTAACCATATGACACCCTCAATTAGCCTATAATCTATAATCAAATAATCAATCAAAGCTAATACAAATCTCAATATCATCAACAAATCAACAATTCTCACATTTCATTCACAAAAAACATGTAAGTTCTGAAAAGCACCATTTCATAAAAAGATATTAACATAAAGTCATACACCATATAGTAATTCAAAAATCAAATCGAGATTACTAATATCCTTATTATCATTCATTCGATTAATCTAAAAATTTACCTCTCCTGCTTTAACAATAATCACATGAGGTGTAAATCCAACTCCAGGTACACCTGcccatcacaaaaaaaaaataaaaataaataaataaataaaaataaaataaacccttttaaccattataacattaACATTCATCaacaaaaaaaatgaaaacaaactaaAATTCAACATTAGAAACAATTCTATAAAGTAAGCAACTCTAAAATTAAAATGGTAAGATCACTCTATACTTTTCAATTTCAAGTCATGTAGATAGACAAATTTACGAACTTgacattttattttatatatccAATACACAAACAATGCAGATATAACACAAATGCACCCGGAGTAGAtacaattataaattataaactacTAGATTTTTAGTTTCATAAGATTATTGAAAACCttattaatatatcataaataaCTTGTACATGGTTTGACGACGGTTATTGAATTGTACAACCTTTTCATACACCTTAACGACAGTCCTATAATATATAACCTTGGTTAAATTATTATGTCAACTTATATGATTCCAACAATAAATATAGACACATATATATACCTAAAGCATCCAACTGCTTTTTCCCAGAACCAGGGGGCCTTCCTCTATGTTTCTTAGCAGCCGAATCCGTATTCGAAGTTCCGCCACCATTGCCGTCGTTAGAAGAATCCAAATTGCCACCACCAACATTCGAAACAGCCATTACCGGATCCGGATTCAAACCAAGCGCAATGTTACCATCTTGAGAGGGAGAATACTTCCTGGGTCTGCCCCTTTTCTTCCGGGCGGGTTCAACTGAATACCCACCTGACCTAAACCCACCGGAAGGGGAAGAACCGTCACCGTACTGATCGGAAGTATTAAAAGAGAACCGTTGTTGATGTGTAATCGAATTGGGGTTAATAAAGTTTGGATTTTTATTATTGTTTGATGTAATTGAGTTGGTATTGTTGGGTAATTGATGGTGGGTATGGGGTGAGTAAGTGTTTGGTGGCATCATCATCCCCGGCGGCGGAGGCGGT of the Rutidosis leptorrhynchoides isolate AG116_Rl617_1_P2 chromosome 5, CSIRO_AGI_Rlap_v1, whole genome shotgun sequence genome contains:
- the LOC139847226 gene encoding AT-hook motif nuclear-localized protein 10-like; translated protein: MDSRESLPPPSLQHQPHHNHHQPPPPPGMMMPPNTYSPHTHHQLPNNTNSITSNNNKNPNFINPNSITHQQRFSFNTSDQYGDGSSPSGGFRSGGYSVEPARKKRGRPRKYSPSQDGNIALGLNPDPVMAVSNVGGGNLDSSNDGNGGGTSNTDSAAKKHRGRPPGSGKKQLDALGVPGVGFTPHVIIVKAGEDIASTIMSFSQQGPRTVCILSAIGSICNVTLRQPASTGGTVTYEGRFEIISLSGSFMHSEVDGKRSKPSGLSISLAGSDGRVLGGGVTGMLVAASPVQVIVGSFIAEVKKPKIGLSSDAPPPNMLNFGGGGAVPGVSPPSEGVSSESSDESGSSPLHTIAGSYNNATQHQHLHHHHQQQQQQQPMQNLPMYSNMGWPGSTINMLPN